In Calidithermus timidus DSM 17022, the following are encoded in one genomic region:
- a CDS encoding MurR/RpiR family transcriptional regulator: MPNGALASLRSVGKGLTPALRKIAEYVRENPEQLLYQTVVEVAEASGSSEASVIRFCRDLGFSGFQEFKLALASDLAANPVGLRPQENPRTAPEVLEYVTHHARQALEDTVRMLDLAAVEAVVERILGARRLEFYGVGASGVTAMDFAYKFLRLGYMAQAYPDPHLAAMSASTLDAQAVAVGISRSGTTIDTVKALELAQQAGATTVAITHRSKSPLARAATFTLTTPVAESPLTGGSVSAKMGQLLLLDLLYTLVALRHPRSSEHIAKTAAAVADRNY, from the coding sequence ATGCCTAACGGCGCCCTCGCCTCCCTGCGCTCCGTGGGCAAGGGGCTCACCCCGGCGCTGCGGAAGATCGCCGAGTACGTGCGGGAGAACCCCGAGCAACTGCTCTACCAGACCGTGGTGGAGGTGGCCGAGGCCTCGGGTTCCTCCGAGGCCAGCGTGATCCGCTTCTGCCGCGACCTGGGCTTCAGCGGCTTCCAGGAGTTCAAGCTGGCCCTGGCCTCCGACCTCGCGGCCAACCCGGTGGGGCTCAGGCCGCAGGAGAACCCCCGCACCGCGCCGGAGGTGCTCGAGTACGTCACCCACCACGCCCGCCAGGCGCTGGAGGACACCGTGCGCATGCTCGACCTGGCGGCGGTGGAGGCGGTGGTCGAGCGCATCCTCGGTGCGAGGCGACTGGAGTTCTACGGCGTGGGCGCTTCGGGTGTGACCGCCATGGACTTCGCCTACAAGTTCCTGCGGCTGGGCTACATGGCCCAGGCTTACCCCGACCCCCACCTCGCGGCCATGTCGGCCAGCACCCTCGATGCGCAGGCGGTGGCGGTGGGTATCTCCCGCTCGGGCACCACCATCGACACCGTCAAGGCGCTCGAGCTCGCCCAGCAGGCCGGGGCCACCACCGTGGCCATCACCCACCGCTCCAAGAGCCCGCTGGCCCGCGCCGCCACCTTCACCCTCACCACCCCCGTGGCCGAGTCGCCCCTCACCGGCGGCTCGGTGAGCGCCAAGATGGGGCAGCTCTTGCTGCTCGACCTGCTCTACACCCTGGTGGCCCTGCGCCACCCGCGTTCTTCCGAACACATCGCCAAGACGGCGGCGGCGGTGGCCGACCGCAACTATTAG
- a CDS encoding ABC transporter substrate-binding protein: MVKKLLTAGVLGLGLLGLGSLAQQRTVEIEFWTYYLSPNFDNYIKGVIADFEKANPTVKVKWVDKQDTMERDLTAAIALGKAPDVVNLWQDSTFAAAQNGLLTPLTELTTQAALENAYYPNVLSIFTVDGKPYGFPWYGWVDQGVMMYNPELLARAGVDPSSIKTTDDLLAASEKIKKATGAYGWLPPVKDPNGASFLGRFFLEGLSIYDAQGKANFNSAAHVALLQKYIDLMKADVIPQELLRKEAFQLTNELYSQGKVAIMIGGPQSLNRVKESNPELYKKTKVVAAPLGAAKVQTGGAMALVIPKASTKKREAALFASFMTSRANQVKFANVVPIVSTARGSENDPNLRPKDPNDPIEVAKGMVSGSGRFINPGFKPPKNTDDIFKNFNDNIEAAFLGKKSAKQALDDAVAFWNANAK; the protein is encoded by the coding sequence ATGGTCAAGAAGCTACTCACAGCAGGGGTGTTGGGCTTGGGGCTGCTGGGCCTAGGCAGCCTGGCCCAGCAGAGAACCGTGGAGATTGAGTTCTGGACGTATTACCTCAGCCCTAACTTCGACAACTACATCAAGGGGGTGATCGCCGACTTCGAAAAGGCCAACCCTACCGTCAAGGTCAAGTGGGTCGACAAGCAGGACACCATGGAGCGCGACCTCACCGCCGCGATCGCGCTGGGCAAAGCCCCCGACGTGGTCAACCTCTGGCAGGATTCCACCTTCGCCGCCGCGCAGAACGGGTTGCTGACCCCGCTCACCGAACTCACCACTCAGGCCGCGCTCGAGAACGCCTACTACCCCAACGTGCTCAGCATCTTCACCGTCGACGGCAAGCCCTACGGCTTCCCCTGGTACGGCTGGGTGGATCAGGGCGTGATGATGTACAACCCCGAGCTCCTCGCTAGGGCTGGCGTGGACCCTAGCAGCATCAAGACCACCGACGACCTGCTCGCCGCCTCGGAGAAGATCAAGAAGGCCACCGGGGCCTATGGCTGGCTGCCCCCGGTCAAGGACCCCAACGGTGCGAGCTTCCTGGGCCGCTTCTTCCTCGAGGGCCTGTCGATCTACGACGCGCAGGGCAAGGCCAACTTCAACTCCGCCGCCCACGTGGCGCTCTTGCAGAAGTACATCGACCTTATGAAAGCCGACGTCATCCCACAGGAGCTCTTGCGCAAAGAGGCCTTCCAGCTCACCAACGAGCTCTACAGCCAGGGCAAGGTCGCCATCATGATCGGCGGGCCCCAGTCGCTCAACCGCGTCAAGGAGTCCAACCCTGAGCTCTACAAGAAAACCAAGGTCGTCGCCGCACCCCTGGGTGCCGCCAAGGTCCAGACCGGCGGGGCCATGGCCCTCGTCATCCCCAAGGCCTCGACCAAGAAGCGCGAGGCCGCCCTCTTCGCCAGCTTCATGACCAGCCGCGCCAACCAGGTCAAGTTCGCCAACGTGGTGCCCATCGTCTCGACGGCGCGCGGCTCGGAGAACGACCCCAACCTCAGACCCAAAGACCCCAACGACCCCATCGAGGTCGCTAAGGGCATGGTCTCGGGCTCGGGCCGCTTCATCAACCCTGGCTTCAAGCCCCCGAAGAACACCGACGACATCTTCAAGAATTTCAACGACAACATCGAGGCTGCCTTCTTGGGCAAGAAGAGCGCCAAGCAGGCCCTCGACGATGCGGTGGCCTTCTGGAACGCCAACGCTAAGTAA
- a CDS encoding carbohydrate ABC transporter permease, with product MKRQALTTTLIAYAFLAPALVLMGLFTFYPVIYGAYLGFTDYTIADLAAKEPPRWVGLANFARVLGDPLFQTGVWNSLKYLLVVPVLQIASLAVAVLVNQKLPLMGLFRTSYYVPVVTSIALAAVMWDWIFQKDGFLNWSLRLLHLINWEGRFSWLLNEHTALWAIMLVTFWRGFGYYMVLYLAGLQSIPAELEEAATLDGAGAWQRFWRITVPLMKPTILLCSLLSTIAAIRVLEEIIVFTGGSGGPLNSTYTALLYVYNKSWGNMLDANFGVAGAAGLLIALVGFALSYLNFYLTREERGGRS from the coding sequence GTGAAACGCCAAGCCCTGACCACCACTCTCATCGCCTATGCTTTTTTGGCCCCTGCGTTGGTGCTGATGGGGTTGTTCACCTTTTACCCCGTGATCTACGGGGCCTATCTGGGCTTCACCGACTACACCATCGCCGACTTGGCCGCCAAAGAGCCGCCCCGGTGGGTGGGGCTGGCCAACTTCGCGCGGGTGCTGGGCGATCCGCTGTTCCAGACGGGGGTCTGGAACTCGCTCAAATACCTGCTGGTGGTGCCGGTGCTGCAGATCGCCTCGCTGGCGGTGGCGGTGTTGGTCAACCAGAAGCTACCCCTGATGGGGCTTTTCCGCACCAGCTACTACGTGCCGGTGGTGACCTCGATCGCGCTGGCGGCGGTGATGTGGGACTGGATTTTCCAGAAGGACGGTTTTCTCAACTGGTCGCTGCGGCTGCTGCACCTCATCAACTGGGAGGGACGCTTTAGCTGGCTGCTCAACGAGCACACCGCGCTGTGGGCGATCATGCTGGTGACCTTCTGGCGCGGCTTCGGCTACTACATGGTGCTCTACCTCGCGGGCTTGCAGAGCATCCCGGCGGAGCTCGAGGAGGCCGCCACCCTCGACGGAGCGGGCGCCTGGCAGCGCTTCTGGCGCATCACCGTGCCGCTGATGAAGCCCACCATCCTGCTGTGCAGCTTGTTATCGACCATCGCGGCGATCCGGGTGCTCGAGGAGATCATTGTCTTCACCGGCGGCAGTGGCGGGCCGCTCAACTCCACCTACACTGCGCTGCTGTACGTCTACAACAAAAGCTGGGGCAACATGCTCGACGCCAACTTCGGCGTGGCCGGGGCGGCGGGGCTCCTGATCGCATTGGTAGGTTTCGCCCTGAGCTACCTCAACTTCTACCTCACCCGCGAGGAGAGGGGAGGCCGCTCGTGA
- a CDS encoding carbohydrate ABC transporter permease, whose protein sequence is MRQEVAGLPRERKAARLRRPPWRRVLAGVLNYALLLAIFAFAVFPFLWTLAIAITDKTVGSGISIYAFPQSLFPKAVTLNNFLEVIEKLHLGKYFLNSVVITGLTVAGTLLVSALAAYPLAHMRFPGRNLTFGVIVSTLVLPTEIAFIVNVLTLRDLGLLGTYLGVVLPTVATAFGIFLMRQAYLAIPSTLMEAARIDGASEVQILWRVMLPLSLPSLTALGIFTLVGTWNAYFWPSVALLTNDELLPMSVAILKLKGQFNYDSFNVAAGAVIMMIPVLVVFFLAQRFFMRGMEGAVKG, encoded by the coding sequence GTGAGGCAGGAGGTTGCCGGGCTGCCCCGCGAGCGTAAGGCTGCCCGCCTGCGCCGCCCACCCTGGCGCAGGGTTCTGGCGGGGGTGCTCAACTACGCGCTGCTGCTGGCGATCTTCGCCTTCGCGGTGTTCCCCTTCCTTTGGACGCTGGCCATCGCCATCACCGACAAGACCGTCGGCAGCGGGATCAGCATCTACGCCTTCCCCCAGAGCCTCTTTCCCAAGGCTGTTACGCTCAATAACTTCCTCGAGGTCATCGAGAAGCTCCACCTGGGCAAGTACTTCCTCAACTCGGTGGTTATCACCGGCCTCACCGTGGCGGGCACGCTGCTGGTCTCGGCGCTGGCGGCCTACCCCCTGGCGCACATGCGCTTCCCCGGCCGCAACCTCACCTTCGGGGTCATCGTCTCGACGCTGGTGCTGCCCACCGAGATTGCCTTCATCGTCAACGTGCTCACCCTGCGCGACCTGGGCCTGCTGGGCACCTACTTGGGGGTGGTGCTGCCCACGGTGGCGACCGCCTTCGGCATCTTCCTCATGCGCCAGGCCTACCTCGCCATCCCCAGCACCCTGATGGAGGCTGCCCGCATCGACGGGGCCAGCGAGGTGCAGATCCTGTGGCGCGTCATGCTGCCCCTGTCGCTGCCCTCGCTCACGGCGCTGGGCATCTTCACGCTGGTGGGCACCTGGAACGCCTACTTCTGGCCCAGCGTGGCCCTGCTGACCAACGACGAGCTGCTGCCGATGTCGGTGGCGATCCTCAAGCTCAAGGGGCAGTTTAACTACGACTCCTTCAACGTCGCCGCCGGAGCCGTGATCATGATGATCCCGGTGCTGGTGGTCTTCTTCCTGGCCCAGCGCTTCTTCATGCGGGGCATGGAGGGGGCGGTGAAGGGCTGA
- a CDS encoding transposase: MRYDPDRHHRRSIRLKGFDYSSMGACFVTVCVQGRMGLFGELVDGKMHLSPAGEMVLEVWNQMPGHYPGVETDAFVVMPNHIHGIIVLGNVGAAPRGRPDPRGRAGVGGQAQRPGQAQGPGQAQGPGQAQGPGQAQGPAPTGLTLPDVVHRFKTLTTSRYVRGVKESGWPPFDKRLWQRNYYERVIRDEDELRAIREYIVHNPLGWDTDEENPYR, encoded by the coding sequence GTGAGGTACGACCCCGACCGGCACCACCGGCGCTCGATCCGGCTGAAGGGGTTCGATTATTCCTCGATGGGAGCCTGTTTTGTGACGGTCTGTGTCCAGGGTCGGATGGGGCTGTTCGGCGAGTTGGTTGACGGGAAGATGCATCTGAGCCCAGCCGGGGAGATGGTGCTCGAGGTGTGGAATCAGATGCCCGGGCATTACCCCGGTGTGGAGACGGATGCCTTTGTGGTGATGCCTAACCACATCCACGGCATCATTGTTTTGGGGAACGTAGGGGCGGCCCCCCGTGGCCGCCCTGATCCCCGGGGACGCGCTGGGGTGGGAGGGCAGGCACAGAGGCCAGGGCAGGCACAGGGGCCAGGGCAGGCACAGGGGCCAGGGCAGGCACAGGGGCCAGGGCAGGCACAGGGGCCTGCCCCTACAGGGTTGACGCTGCCGGATGTGGTACACCGATTCAAAACCCTCACCACCAGCCGGTATGTCCGCGGGGTCAAGGAGTCGGGATGGCCTCCATTCGATAAACGTTTGTGGCAGCGCAATTATTACGAACGGGTCATCCGCGACGAAGACGAACTGCGAGCCATTCGAGAATACATCGTCCATAACCCTTTGGGCTGGGACACCGACGAGGAGAACCCCTACCGATGA
- a CDS encoding DUF4127 family protein, whose product MKRVLLLPCDTRPPTLELPHQLARVAGVELLSPPLELLNDLNRPADTARIAGWLREHAPAADVAVVTLETLALGGMIPARRVSDSLEAALGRLEVLREVKRDNPRLRLLAHGVIVRVAHDNDPLEEKPYYGEWGAALRRVSEWTDRVERGADPGELEEARKAVPAELLEDWLSTRERNHALHQAAIGLLQEGVLEHLCLTLDDTTPYGLAARDRRRLEARLDALSLWNRADVYPGADEVAAVLLARALVNGSGRKPRVWVRYPSALAPHSVMLYEDRVLGELVKAHLRAAGCVAAATPEDADLILAVNAPSHRQAHRQPDLEVVDTANRHLPEFVERIAEDLGAGRRVAVADVAYANGAEERFTRLLLDTVDVTRLAGYAAWNTAGNTLGSAIACGVCALYGGDPVALAEANLSRLADDWLYQGRVRGEVREALSNPSPFDLGELKPRAEALVEARMAPLLEELWARHFAPRLPGVRLERGPASLAWPRLFTGVFPLRLIRENGGMRLEDSHTLKQGDSSL is encoded by the coding sequence ATGAAGCGTGTGCTGCTGTTGCCCTGTGACACCCGCCCACCCACCCTCGAGCTCCCCCACCAGCTCGCGCGGGTGGCCGGGGTCGAGCTGCTTTCGCCCCCGCTCGAGCTGCTCAACGACCTCAACCGGCCCGCCGACACCGCGCGAATCGCTGGCTGGCTGCGCGAGCACGCCCCCGCCGCCGACGTGGCCGTCGTCACCCTCGAGACCCTCGCCCTGGGCGGCATGATCCCGGCCCGCCGGGTGTCGGACTCGCTCGAGGCGGCGCTGGGGCGGCTCGAGGTGCTGCGCGAGGTGAAGCGGGACAACCCCCGGCTGCGCCTGCTGGCCCACGGCGTGATCGTGCGGGTGGCCCACGACAACGACCCGCTCGAGGAGAAGCCCTACTACGGCGAGTGGGGCGCCGCGCTGCGCCGGGTGTCGGAGTGGACGGACCGGGTGGAGCGCGGGGCCGACCCCGGCGAGCTCGAGGAGGCCCGCAAGGCGGTGCCCGCCGAGCTGCTGGAGGATTGGCTTTCCACCCGCGAGCGCAACCACGCCCTGCACCAGGCGGCCATCGGCCTGCTGCAGGAGGGGGTGCTCGAGCACCTGTGCCTCACCCTCGACGACACCACCCCCTACGGGCTGGCCGCGCGCGACCGGCGGCGGCTCGAGGCCCGCCTCGACGCGCTCTCCCTGTGGAACCGGGCCGACGTGTACCCCGGCGCCGACGAGGTGGCGGCGGTGCTGCTGGCGCGGGCTTTGGTCAACGGCTCGGGCCGCAAGCCCCGCGTCTGGGTGCGCTACCCCTCGGCCCTGGCCCCCCACAGCGTGATGCTCTACGAGGACCGCGTGCTGGGCGAGCTGGTCAAGGCCCACCTGCGGGCGGCGGGCTGCGTGGCGGCCGCCACGCCCGAGGACGCCGATCTGATCCTGGCCGTCAACGCCCCCTCCCACCGACAGGCCCACCGCCAGCCCGACCTCGAGGTGGTGGACACCGCCAACCGCCACCTGCCCGAGTTCGTCGAGCGCATCGCCGAAGACCTGGGGGCGGGCCGCAGGGTCGCCGTGGCCGACGTGGCCTACGCCAACGGGGCCGAGGAGCGCTTCACCCGGCTGCTGCTAGACACCGTGGACGTGACCCGCCTCGCCGGGTATGCGGCCTGGAACACGGCGGGGAACACGCTGGGCAGCGCCATCGCCTGTGGGGTTTGCGCCCTCTACGGGGGCGACCCCGTGGCCCTGGCCGAGGCCAACCTCTCGAGGCTCGCCGACGACTGGCTCTACCAGGGCCGCGTGCGCGGCGAGGTGCGCGAGGCGCTCTCCAACCCCAGCCCCTTCGATCTGGGCGAGCTCAAGCCCCGCGCCGAGGCCCTGGTCGAAGCCCGCATGGCCCCCTTGCTCGAGGAGCTGTGGGCGCGGCACTTCGCCCCGCGCCTGCCGGGGGTACGGCTCGAGCGCGGCCCCGCCTCGCTGGCTTGGCCCCGGCTGTTCACCGGCGTCTTCCCCTTGCGGCTCATCCGGGAGAATGGGGGTATGCGGCTCGAAGATTCCCATACCCTGAAGCAGGGGGACTCCAGCCTATGA
- a CDS encoding ROK family protein: protein MIAALDIGGTKLAAARVEGGRVLERLEAPTPTHDRGPEAVTRAALELLGPLLPGAEALGVAATGSVAGGRVTALNADTLQGWHAYDLQSALRAATGLPTAVINDADAAAWGEGTHGAGRGVENFVFVTVSTGVGSGLVLGGRLYLSRHGLHAEMGYMRAPDGTPLELVASGGALDRWARARGWEGAREVVRRAAADPAAEAKLAQSAGLVADKLADLKVMLGLERAVIGGGLGLSVGYIERVRAALGRLDPLYGLEVVPAALGADAGLIGAADWVERSLDG from the coding sequence ATGATCGCAGCGCTCGACATCGGGGGTACTAAGCTGGCGGCGGCGCGGGTGGAGGGGGGGCGGGTACTGGAGCGGCTCGAGGCCCCCACCCCTACCCATGACCGCGGCCCCGAGGCGGTGACGCGGGCCGCGCTGGAGTTGTTGGGCCCGCTCTTGCCGGGGGCCGAGGCCCTGGGCGTGGCCGCCACCGGGAGTGTGGCCGGGGGCAGGGTCACCGCGCTCAACGCCGACACCCTGCAGGGCTGGCACGCCTACGACCTGCAGAGCGCTCTGCGGGCGGCCACCGGCCTTCCCACCGCGGTGATCAACGATGCCGACGCGGCGGCCTGGGGCGAGGGGACACACGGGGCCGGGCGGGGCGTGGAGAACTTCGTCTTCGTGACCGTCTCCACAGGCGTGGGCAGCGGGTTGGTGCTGGGCGGCAGGCTCTACCTCAGCCGCCACGGCCTGCACGCCGAGATGGGCTACATGCGCGCGCCGGACGGCACCCCGCTCGAGCTCGTCGCCTCCGGCGGCGCCCTGGACCGCTGGGCCAGGGCGCGCGGCTGGGAAGGGGCACGGGAGGTGGTCCGGCGGGCCGCTGCCGACCCCGCCGCCGAGGCCAAGCTGGCCCAGAGCGCGGGCTTGGTGGCCGACAAGCTGGCCGACCTCAAGGTGATGCTGGGCCTCGAGCGCGCCGTGATCGGCGGGGGGTTGGGGCTGTCGGTGGGTTACATTGAGCGGGTGCGGGCCGCGCTGGGCCGCCTGGACCCGCTGTACGGGCTCGAGGTCGTCCCCGCCGCGCTGGGAGCGGATGCGGGCTTGATCGGGGCAGCCGACTGGGTCGAGAGGAGCCTAGATGGTTGA
- a CDS encoding alpha-mannosidase codes for MKQEFERLRVRLQELSAWRDLDAFPLECEFRAPNTDWLPLEVGQEWPSQAFPAEMIFSGHVPSAWAGKPVWVRLDVGGEGLLTLDGKALGGLNPFHREYPLLEAARGAEVVALEVEAVPRGLFGSPVPHPRLEEARLFVPDLQVRALHTDLSCALDAAQQVQPEVARLLLDALSETFALIRLPRGPAQAYLEQLERSDWAGMTAQLWEGWKFDGPGLALGPEHRASLEAARAHLRWRLEAIRGRYPPAGHLLMSAHAHIDLAWLWPVAETRRKLRRTFATVLNLMERYPELRFNQSSAQVYAWLEADDPQLFEEVRKRVREGRWELVGGMWVEPDGNLLSGESWARQLLYGQGYFQQKFGRRASVAWLPDTFGFAANLPQVLSQGGLPYFFTTKLNWNETNAFPHDLWQWEGLDGTRVLAHGFWNPNEGYNGRLEAKDLAGTWHNFKGKRYHPTTLYTFGYGDGGGGPSAEMLERQARYADFPGLPRAELGRVDAFYEGVLAGGEAGKSPPPPTSRLPVWVGEMHLELHRATYTTQAELKRLNRRLEHTLVEAEAALVLAERAGLGGGDEGWEALEGAWKALLLGQFHDVLPGSGVHSVPKDAQESLSQALALAEGLRRRALERLSAGVAAPHPEAAAKVVVWNLGSSPRPLRLEMGRPLEGPFRLVGPGGEEVPYQLAGDRVLAASGLEVPPLGYLALGVLEGEPAPSAGEGGVAVLGMVLENAHLRVKVAQDGSLSAFFDKDRQRKVLAGRGNQLWAYTDVPRFWEAWDLDASYEAEGQELEATQVRVIESGPVRAGIRAEYRLGVSRLEQTYWLWAGSRRLEVETVAYWQERRTLLRALFPLAVRAHEAYYETAFGAVARPTHANTPWDAARFEVPALRWADLSEAGYGVSLLNDAKYGHSARGHVLGLSLLRGSIWPDPYADVGEHRFSYALYPHAGDWRAGTVAEAEALNAPLLAVQGSGGTGPAQGRFLRLETPHLRLSALKRAEDGEGYVLRLYEAHGARGEALLDLSPLKVERVSRVNLLEEGQEALSLEGGVLRLSYRPYEVISLRLRS; via the coding sequence ATGAAGCAGGAGTTTGAGCGACTGCGGGTACGGCTGCAGGAGCTATCGGCCTGGAGGGACCTCGATGCCTTCCCGCTGGAGTGCGAGTTCCGCGCCCCCAACACCGACTGGCTGCCGCTGGAGGTGGGGCAGGAGTGGCCCAGCCAGGCCTTCCCCGCCGAGATGATCTTCAGCGGCCACGTGCCCAGCGCCTGGGCCGGCAAGCCGGTGTGGGTGCGGCTCGACGTGGGCGGGGAGGGGCTCCTGACCCTCGACGGCAAGGCCCTGGGTGGGCTTAACCCTTTTCACCGCGAGTACCCGCTGCTCGAGGCCGCTAGAGGCGCCGAGGTGGTGGCGCTGGAGGTCGAGGCGGTGCCCAGGGGTCTCTTCGGCAGCCCGGTGCCCCACCCCCGGCTCGAGGAGGCCCGGCTCTTCGTCCCCGACCTCCAGGTGCGGGCGCTGCACACCGACCTGTCCTGCGCCCTGGACGCGGCCCAGCAGGTCCAGCCCGAGGTGGCCCGGCTCCTGCTCGACGCCCTTTCCGAGACCTTCGCCCTGATCCGGCTGCCGCGCGGCCCGGCCCAGGCCTACCTCGAGCAGCTCGAGCGCTCGGATTGGGCGGGGATGACCGCGCAGCTTTGGGAGGGGTGGAAGTTCGACGGCCCCGGCCTGGCGCTGGGCCCGGAGCACCGCGCCAGCTTGGAGGCGGCGCGGGCCCACCTCCGGTGGCGGCTCGAGGCCATCCGGGGGCGCTACCCCCCGGCGGGCCACCTGCTCATGAGCGCTCACGCCCACATCGACCTGGCCTGGCTGTGGCCGGTGGCCGAGACCCGGCGCAAGCTCCGGCGCACCTTCGCCACCGTGCTGAACCTGATGGAGCGCTACCCCGAGCTGCGCTTCAACCAGTCCAGCGCCCAGGTCTACGCCTGGCTCGAGGCCGACGACCCTCAGCTATTCGAAGAGGTCAGGAAGCGGGTGCGGGAGGGCCGCTGGGAGCTGGTGGGCGGGATGTGGGTCGAGCCCGATGGCAACCTGCTCTCGGGCGAGTCCTGGGCGCGGCAGCTCCTCTACGGGCAGGGCTACTTCCAGCAGAAGTTCGGGCGGCGGGCCTCGGTGGCTTGGCTGCCCGACACCTTCGGCTTCGCCGCCAACCTGCCGCAGGTTTTGAGCCAGGGTGGGTTGCCCTACTTCTTCACCACCAAGCTGAACTGGAACGAGACCAACGCCTTCCCCCACGACCTGTGGCAGTGGGAGGGCCTCGACGGCACGCGGGTGCTGGCCCACGGCTTCTGGAACCCCAACGAGGGCTACAACGGGCGGCTCGAGGCCAAGGACCTCGCGGGCACCTGGCACAACTTCAAGGGCAAGCGCTACCACCCCACCACCCTCTACACCTTCGGCTACGGCGACGGCGGGGGCGGCCCCAGCGCCGAGATGTTGGAGCGTCAGGCCCGCTATGCCGACTTCCCCGGCCTGCCAAGGGCCGAGCTTGGCCGGGTGGACGCGTTCTACGAGGGGGTGCTGGCGGGTGGGGAAGCAGGGAAAAGCCCCCCACCCCCTACCTCCCGGCTCCCCGTTTGGGTGGGGGAGATGCACCTCGAGCTGCACCGGGCTACCTACACCACCCAGGCCGAGCTCAAGCGGCTCAACCGGCGGCTCGAGCACACCCTGGTCGAGGCCGAGGCGGCGCTGGTGCTGGCCGAGCGGGCCGGGTTGGGCGGAGGGGACGAGGGGTGGGAGGCGCTCGAGGGGGCCTGGAAGGCGCTGCTGCTGGGCCAGTTCCACGACGTCCTGCCGGGCTCCGGGGTGCACAGCGTGCCCAAGGATGCCCAGGAGAGCCTGTCCCAGGCGCTGGCGTTGGCCGAGGGGCTGCGGCGGCGGGCGCTCGAGCGCCTCAGCGCCGGCGTCGCCGCGCCCCACCCCGAGGCCGCGGCCAAGGTGGTGGTGTGGAACCTGGGCTCCTCGCCCAGGCCGCTGCGGCTGGAGATGGGCCGTCCGCTGGAAGGCCCCTTCCGGCTGGTGGGGCCGGGCGGGGAGGAGGTGCCTTACCAGCTCGCCGGCGACCGCGTGCTGGCGGCTTCGGGGCTCGAGGTGCCCCCCCTGGGCTACCTGGCGCTGGGGGTGCTGGAGGGCGAGCCCGCGCCGTCGGCGGGCGAAGGGGGGGTGGCGGTGCTGGGCATGGTGCTGGAGAACGCCCACCTGCGGGTCAAGGTCGCGCAGGACGGCAGTCTCTCGGCCTTCTTCGACAAGGACCGCCAGCGCAAGGTGCTGGCCGGGCGGGGCAACCAGCTGTGGGCCTACACCGACGTGCCGCGCTTCTGGGAGGCCTGGGACCTGGACGCGAGCTACGAGGCCGAGGGCCAGGAGTTGGAGGCCACCCAGGTGCGGGTGATCGAGTCCGGCCCGGTGCGGGCGGGCATCCGCGCCGAGTACCGGTTGGGCGTGTCGCGCCTGGAGCAGACCTACTGGCTGTGGGCGGGCTCGAGGCGGCTCGAGGTCGAGACCGTCGCCTATTGGCAGGAGCGGCGCACCCTGCTGCGGGCGCTGTTTCCGTTGGCGGTGCGCGCCCACGAGGCCTACTACGAGACCGCCTTCGGCGCGGTGGCCCGACCCACCCACGCCAACACCCCCTGGGACGCGGCTCGCTTCGAGGTCCCGGCTTTGCGCTGGGCCGACCTCAGCGAGGCGGGCTACGGGGTGAGCTTGCTCAACGACGCCAAGTACGGTCACAGCGCACGGGGCCACGTGCTGGGCCTGTCGCTGCTGCGCGGGAGCATCTGGCCCGACCCCTACGCCGACGTGGGTGAGCACCGCTTCAGCTACGCGCTCTACCCCCACGCGGGCGACTGGCGCGCGGGCACCGTGGCCGAGGCCGAGGCGCTCAACGCGCCGCTGCTCGCGGTGCAGGGCAGCGGGGGCACAGGCCCGGCCCAGGGCCGCTTCCTGCGCCTGGAAACCCCCCACCTGCGCCTTTCGGCGCTCAAGCGGGCCGAGGATGGCGAGGGCTACGTGCTGCGGCTCTACGAGGCCCACGGGGCGCGGGGTGAGGCCCTGCTCGACCTCTCGCCGCTGAAGGTGGAGCGGGTGAGCCGGGTGAACCTGCTGGAAGAAGGCCAGGAAGCCCTGAGCCTGGAGGGCGGCGTGCTGCGGCTGAGCTACCGGCCCTACGAGGTGATCAGCCTGAGGTTGAGATCATGA